One region of Flavobacterium pisciphilum genomic DNA includes:
- a CDS encoding ABC transporter permease: MILNWIKIFVYHLKQNKLFSFLNVLGLSIGIAGVIFAILYWNDENSYDQWNPEKENVYQVLNNMGDETGNIWNSSPIPFGITSKATIPEIEYITFFDSWYYEDVLKYQNQKWMGKKIIVADYDFFEIFPFPIVKGAKKDILKEKNSVAISEDEAKVVFKNEDPIGKTIINDGNIFIVKAVYKIMRPSSVEPNYVFGGLIKEGDLGSWGNFNHTLCVKVKKGTDAGTLLKKMQHVNFVNRTMKDAKENGQTVEQYIKENGAITVILDQLKTARLYGVGSSVGGSYPEGRGDLQLLYIMVGLSGLILALSLVNYINLATASAIKRAKEVGVRKIVGANKSQIVLQFIFETAIIVILAILLALAIVELSLPFYNDFLGKALIMNGVEFYLQIIFIFIAVIVLAGIFPAVYVANFETLKVLRGNFSRSKSGIWIRNSMLIFQFTIAAFFIIGALIVYSQVNYMMNKDLGFSGSQVISVSFNYPDREKRLEKYFTTKQELMKMKGVENVSTFAGSFGEGTNSSSGFKHNGVFIQPGNVEMDFGFLEMMKIKMVQGRDLSPKYASDSINNWLINETCAKVLNLKNPINTVISSGWGNKDGNMKFKVVGVVKDFHLTGFKNKVPPMIFVNIKTLKWNNLGKVYIKVSPENLTETISKLETYWKKNVNPDYPFNYQFVDKAFAKTYKEQVKQKNLFFVLNMIVIVIAIFGLFALASFSMERRLKEIAIRKTLGAETDVLLKELSKQYVLFCLLGFVVGVFPAYFLLSKWLENFAFRIDVPVLPFIIALIVLLFLTLVIVLAKAYQVTKIDILKYLKYE, translated from the coding sequence ATGATACTTAACTGGATAAAAATATTTGTTTACCATTTAAAACAAAACAAACTGTTTTCGTTTTTAAATGTATTGGGATTAAGCATAGGGATTGCAGGAGTTATTTTTGCAATATTATATTGGAATGATGAGAATTCATACGATCAGTGGAATCCAGAAAAGGAGAACGTTTATCAGGTTCTCAACAACATGGGAGATGAAACAGGAAATATATGGAATTCTAGTCCTATTCCGTTTGGAATAACATCTAAGGCTACAATTCCAGAAATTGAATACATTACTTTCTTTGATAGTTGGTACTATGAAGATGTACTTAAATATCAAAATCAAAAATGGATGGGTAAAAAAATCATAGTTGCCGATTATGATTTTTTTGAAATATTCCCATTCCCAATTGTTAAAGGTGCTAAAAAAGATATTCTGAAAGAGAAAAATAGTGTTGCAATTTCGGAAGATGAAGCAAAAGTGGTTTTTAAAAATGAAGACCCTATCGGGAAAACGATTATCAATGATGGAAATATTTTTATCGTAAAAGCGGTTTATAAAATCATGAGACCATCTTCTGTTGAGCCTAATTATGTTTTTGGAGGGCTTATCAAGGAAGGAGATTTGGGGAGTTGGGGGAATTTTAATCATACTCTTTGCGTAAAAGTGAAAAAAGGAACAGATGCAGGAACTCTTTTAAAGAAAATGCAGCATGTTAATTTTGTTAATCGAACAATGAAAGATGCTAAAGAAAACGGGCAGACAGTTGAACAGTATATAAAAGAAAATGGCGCAATTACAGTTATTCTTGATCAGCTTAAAACGGCACGACTTTATGGTGTAGGTTCTAGTGTTGGAGGGAGTTATCCTGAAGGAAGGGGAGATCTACAATTATTGTATATTATGGTAGGTTTGTCTGGGCTTATTTTGGCTTTGTCTTTGGTGAACTACATTAATTTAGCAACAGCATCTGCAATTAAGAGAGCTAAAGAAGTTGGTGTTCGAAAAATCGTTGGGGCAAATAAATCTCAAATCGTATTACAGTTTATTTTTGAAACGGCTATAATTGTTATTTTGGCTATCCTTTTAGCGTTAGCTATCGTAGAGTTGTCTTTGCCTTTTTATAATGATTTTTTGGGGAAAGCCCTCATTATGAATGGAGTTGAATTTTATCTGCAAATTATTTTTATTTTTATTGCTGTAATTGTTCTTGCGGGTATATTTCCAGCAGTTTATGTAGCTAATTTTGAAACATTGAAGGTTTTAAGAGGGAATTTTTCAAGAAGCAAAAGTGGTATTTGGATAAGAAACTCAATGTTGATTTTTCAATTTACAATTGCTGCTTTTTTTATTATAGGAGCATTAATCGTTTATTCTCAGGTAAATTATATGATGAATAAAGATTTAGGTTTTAGCGGAAGTCAAGTTATCAGCGTTTCGTTTAATTACCCAGATCGAGAAAAAAGACTAGAGAAATATTTTACAACCAAACAGGAATTGATGAAAATGAAAGGGGTTGAGAATGTTTCTACTTTTGCAGGCTCTTTTGGAGAAGGAACAAATTCTAGTTCAGGATTCAAACACAATGGTGTTTTTATACAACCTGGAAACGTAGAGATGGATTTTGGTTTTCTTGAAATGATGAAAATTAAAATGGTTCAGGGGAGAGACTTGTCACCTAAGTATGCATCAGACAGTATAAATAATTGGTTGATAAATGAAACATGTGCTAAGGTATTAAATCTTAAAAATCCAATAAATACAGTTATTAGCTCAGGTTGGGGTAATAAAGATGGTAATATGAAATTTAAAGTTGTAGGTGTGGTAAAAGATTTTCACCTTACAGGATTTAAGAATAAAGTTCCACCAATGATTTTTGTTAATATTAAGACCTTAAAATGGAATAATTTAGGCAAAGTATATATAAAAGTTTCGCCTGAAAATCTAACAGAAACAATTTCTAAATTAGAGACTTATTGGAAAAAGAATGTGAATCCCGATTATCCTTTTAATTATCAATTTGTAGATAAAGCATTTGCAAAAACATACAAGGAGCAGGTGAAACAAAAAAACTTATTTTTTGTGCTTAATATGATTGTGATTGTTATCGCTATTTTTGGATTATTTGCTTTAGCATCATTTTCGATGGAAAGAAGATTGAAAGAAATTGCCATTAGAAAAACACTTGGTGCAGAAACGGATGTTTTGCTTAAAGAACTATCAAAACAATATGTGCTTTTTTGTTTGTTAGGCTTTGTGGTTGGAGTATTTCCTGCCTATTTCTTGCTTAGTAAATGGTTAGAGAATTTTGCCTTTAGAATTGATGTCCCTGTCTTGCCTTTTATTATTGCATTGATTGTGTTACTTTTCTTAACTTTGGTGATTGTTTTGGCAAAAGCATATCAAGTAACAAAAATAGATATACTTAAATATCTTAAATACGAATAA
- a CDS encoding ABC transporter ATP-binding protein produces the protein MITIQDLTRVFRTEEVETAALSGINLKIKKGDFLTIMGPSGCGKSTLLNIIGLLDSASGGSYKLLDNEMIGLKEKGRAVVRKENIGFIFQNFNLIDELSVYDNIELPLIYNNVKTSERKQKVEAIAEKLNISHRLKHFPQQLSGGQQQRVAVARALVNDPKIILADEPTGNLDSKNGNEVMELLTDLHAKGATILMVTHSDYDASFSQKTIHMKDGVVFSEKLNQRNVDVFKV, from the coding sequence ATGATAACAATACAAGATTTAACTAGAGTTTTTAGAACAGAAGAAGTAGAAACTGCGGCATTAAGTGGTATTAATTTGAAAATTAAAAAAGGAGATTTTTTAACCATTATGGGGCCTTCAGGATGTGGAAAATCGACTTTGCTTAATATAATCGGACTCCTAGATAGTGCAAGTGGTGGGAGTTATAAGTTGTTGGATAACGAAATGATAGGTCTTAAAGAAAAAGGAAGAGCTGTTGTTCGTAAAGAAAATATAGGGTTTATTTTTCAAAACTTTAATCTTATTGATGAGCTTTCAGTTTATGATAATATAGAGCTGCCCTTGATTTATAATAATGTAAAGACATCAGAAAGAAAACAAAAAGTAGAAGCAATTGCTGAGAAGTTAAATATCTCTCATCGATTGAAACACTTTCCTCAACAACTATCAGGAGGACAACAACAGCGTGTTGCAGTTGCAAGAGCTTTGGTAAATGACCCTAAGATTATCTTGGCCGATGAGCCAACAGGGAATTTAGATAGTAAAAATGGAAATGAAGTTATGGAACTTTTAACCGATTTGCATGCCAAAGGAGCAACAATACTTATGGTAACACATTCGGATTACGACGCCTCTTTTTCGCAAAAAACGATTCATATGAAAGATGGGGTTGTTTTTTCGGAAAAGCTAAATCAAAGAAATGTAGACGTTTTTAAAGTATAG
- a CDS encoding efflux RND transporter periplasmic adaptor subunit, which yields MDKVIPRKSKKIRYLAIGIGAFLALAIVVFFSFNKKRSLNVKADELIVKTVETDFFEDFMVFQAKVEPLNVMLVNITEGGSVKEIFVENGATVVKGQSLARLYNPNTELNYLTQETAIIEQINNLNTGKLNIRNQELNLTKDLVAIEHDYNDAKRLYDMNSKLYEKDVISRNDWNAFKESLRFQDERKKTIQQSIQKEKQTNSLQISQINRSIQTMEKSLDILRNNKKNFLITAPESGRLTSFQPVLGKTFQAGESIGRIDSRQGYKLVAEVDEFYLEKMREGLKGEVDYQGKTLEVIVTKVIPEVKSGHFSVELNFVSKDKIALQDGLSFGIKLILSERNKILVLPKGSFNQETAGKWIFVINGNKADKRVIKLGRENPSYYEVLGGLKEGEKVITSSYSDYRDIEELSIKTK from the coding sequence ATGGACAAAGTAATTCCTCGTAAAAGTAAAAAAATTAGGTATCTGGCAATAGGAATCGGAGCTTTTTTAGCATTGGCTATTGTAGTCTTTTTTTCTTTTAACAAAAAAAGAAGTCTGAATGTTAAGGCAGATGAACTTATTGTAAAAACTGTTGAAACAGATTTCTTTGAAGATTTTATGGTTTTTCAAGCAAAAGTGGAACCTTTGAATGTTATGTTGGTAAATATAACCGAAGGTGGTTCTGTTAAGGAAATATTTGTTGAAAATGGGGCAACAGTTGTTAAGGGACAGTCATTGGCTCGATTGTATAATCCGAATACAGAACTTAATTATCTTACACAGGAAACAGCAATTATAGAACAAATTAATAATCTGAATACTGGTAAATTGAACATTAGAAATCAAGAGTTGAATTTGACTAAAGATTTAGTTGCAATAGAACATGATTATAATGATGCTAAACGGTTGTATGATATGAATTCTAAATTGTATGAGAAGGATGTGATTTCTAGAAATGATTGGAATGCATTTAAAGAAAGTTTGCGTTTTCAGGATGAGCGAAAAAAAACAATTCAGCAAAGCATTCAAAAAGAGAAGCAAACTAACTCATTGCAGATTTCACAAATCAATCGTTCCATTCAAACTATGGAAAAGAGTTTGGATATTTTGAGAAATAATAAAAAGAACTTTTTGATAACAGCACCAGAATCGGGAAGACTAACTTCATTTCAGCCAGTTTTAGGAAAGACATTTCAAGCGGGAGAAAGTATAGGAAGAATAGATTCCAGACAAGGTTATAAATTGGTAGCAGAAGTAGATGAGTTTTATTTGGAAAAAATGCGTGAAGGTCTAAAAGGAGAAGTTGACTATCAGGGAAAGACACTAGAAGTAATCGTAACGAAAGTAATTCCAGAAGTTAAAAGTGGTCATTTTTCAGTCGAATTAAATTTTGTTTCGAAGGATAAAATTGCTTTGCAGGACGGATTAAGCTTTGGAATAAAATTAATTTTATCAGAGAGAAATAAAATCCTTGTTTTGCCAAAAGGAAGTTTTAATCAGGAAACAGCGGGAAAATGGATTTTTGTTATAAATGGAAACAAAGCCGATAAAAGAGTAATCAAATTGGGTAGAGAAAATCCTTCGTATTATGAAGTTTTAGGCGGATTAAAAGAAGGAGAAAAAGTAATAACATCTTCTTATTCGGATTATAGAGACATAGAAGAGCTTTCAATAAAGACTAAATAA
- a CDS encoding sigma-54-dependent transcriptional regulator, whose protein sequence is MRKKQANILVVDDQEEILFSVKMILKKHFESIFTANDPKKIISLLSENPIDVVLLDMNYRIGFEDGREGIHWLKEIQLLSPQTVVILMTAFGKIETAVEGIKIGAFDYVLKPWNNEKLLVTIDNAVNESRKKSKKTILKSEEKKYFTGSSDKIKRAYTIADKVAKTDANVLILGENGTGKFVFAQHIHQNSQRKDKPFVHVDLGSLSNNLFESELFGYAKGAFTDAQTDTPGRFEAASEGTIFLDEIGNIPLHLQSKLLHILQTKSVTRLGESKTRPLNVRIIAATNSDIKAEVINKTFREDLLYRINTMEITLPPLRERKDDIVPMAEYLLNEIGEKYNQTDIVFDNNVATYLEKYPWKGNIREMENKIERALILSENNIITVNDLDILDFEDILMDDENPLSEIEKNAIEKSLFKNNRNISKTAEELGLSRASLYRRIEKYGLKNIE, encoded by the coding sequence ATGCGAAAAAAACAAGCCAATATATTAGTTGTCGATGATCAGGAAGAAATTCTTTTTTCGGTAAAAATGATTCTAAAAAAACATTTTGAATCTATTTTCACTGCAAATGACCCAAAAAAAATCATCTCACTTTTATCTGAAAATCCGATTGATGTCGTTTTATTAGACATGAATTATCGTATTGGCTTTGAAGATGGACGCGAAGGAATTCATTGGCTCAAAGAAATTCAATTATTATCACCCCAAACGGTTGTTATTTTGATGACTGCTTTTGGAAAAATAGAAACTGCTGTAGAAGGCATAAAAATAGGTGCTTTTGATTATGTTCTAAAACCTTGGAATAACGAGAAACTATTAGTTACAATTGACAATGCTGTTAATGAAAGTCGAAAAAAATCAAAAAAAACAATCCTAAAGTCTGAAGAGAAAAAATATTTCACTGGATCTTCTGATAAGATAAAACGCGCATATACAATTGCTGACAAAGTAGCCAAAACGGATGCCAATGTGCTTATTTTAGGAGAAAACGGAACTGGTAAATTTGTTTTCGCACAACACATCCATCAAAATTCGCAACGAAAAGACAAGCCTTTTGTTCATGTTGATTTAGGCTCTTTAAGCAATAATTTATTCGAAAGTGAACTGTTCGGTTATGCCAAAGGTGCATTTACAGATGCCCAGACTGATACTCCTGGTCGATTTGAAGCTGCAAGTGAAGGAACTATTTTTCTAGACGAAATTGGGAATATCCCTTTACACTTACAATCAAAACTACTACATATTTTACAAACTAAATCGGTAACCCGCTTAGGCGAAAGTAAAACCAGACCTTTAAACGTGCGTATTATAGCCGCTACTAATAGCGACATAAAAGCTGAAGTAATAAACAAAACATTCCGTGAAGATTTATTGTATCGCATCAATACTATGGAAATTACTTTACCTCCTTTGCGTGAACGAAAAGACGATATTGTACCAATGGCTGAGTATCTTCTTAATGAGATTGGAGAAAAATACAATCAGACCGATATCGTTTTTGATAATAATGTCGCCACATATCTAGAAAAATATCCATGGAAAGGAAACATCCGTGAGATGGAAAATAAGATTGAAAGGGCCTTAATTTTATCTGAAAATAATATCATTACTGTAAATGATTTAGATATTCTCGACTTTGAAGACATTCTAATGGATGACGAAAATCCATTATCAGAAATAGAGAAAAATGCTATTGAAAAATCTTTATTTAAAAACAACAGAAACATTAGTAAAACTGCCGAAGAATTAGGGCTGTCTAGAGCTTCTCTCTACCGTAGAATTGAAAAATATGGTTTAAAAAATATTGAATAA
- a CDS encoding sensor histidine kinase, with translation MKNWKFYNLLFLRVFIVIIILFIALYLAQKELYYNSVLTAVVVIIALIEMYSFIKIKTSFYDKTILSILQNDYSTNFPEEEKKGSFKNLALLYTTLKEKQQEQISKELIYRSILNNIDTATLILEKDGNDWNIFLMNDYFSSLFNVPKVSHWNYLKNYLPSLCEEIENSHFSELKTAISVKIEQQDLQTFTLQTSLTKSLNKEYFIILLDSIQRVIDKKEKEAWITLMKVISHELMNSLTPIRSLSQNLLQIIDQEKLEEDDFEDIKNSISTIINRSDHLQVFVENYRKLTMLPTPNKKPTSINALFNDCLKIMSPILKEQGIELINSINSSRSIFIDKSQMEQVIINLITNSIFALKDKHEKKIFLSALNENNRFFITISDTGKGIDPEIRNKIFLPFFTTRKEGAGIGLTLSKNIIEAHGGYLSYQTDDNKTNFVICLI, from the coding sequence ATGAAAAACTGGAAATTCTACAACCTCTTATTTTTACGGGTTTTTATTGTTATAATCATCCTTTTTATCGCTCTATATCTAGCACAAAAAGAACTGTACTACAATAGTGTATTGACTGCTGTTGTAGTTATTATTGCATTGATAGAAATGTATTCTTTCATCAAAATAAAAACTAGCTTTTACGACAAAACTATTCTTTCAATTCTTCAGAATGATTACTCAACTAATTTTCCTGAAGAAGAAAAAAAAGGCAGTTTTAAGAATCTTGCTCTTTTATACACTACTCTAAAAGAAAAGCAACAAGAACAAATTTCTAAAGAATTGATTTATCGCTCTATTTTAAATAATATAGACACCGCTACTTTAATTCTAGAAAAAGATGGTAACGATTGGAATATATTCTTAATGAATGATTATTTCTCTTCCTTATTTAATGTCCCTAAAGTGAGTCATTGGAATTATCTTAAAAATTACCTTCCATCGCTTTGTGAAGAAATTGAAAACTCACATTTTAGTGAGCTAAAAACGGCTATCAGTGTCAAGATTGAACAACAGGATTTGCAAACCTTCACTCTACAAACTTCACTTACAAAGTCATTAAACAAAGAATACTTTATTATTCTACTAGACAGTATCCAGCGTGTTATTGACAAAAAAGAAAAAGAAGCTTGGATTACTTTAATGAAAGTCATATCACATGAATTAATGAATTCCCTAACACCAATTCGCTCACTTTCACAAAATTTACTTCAAATAATAGATCAGGAAAAACTCGAAGAAGATGATTTTGAAGATATCAAAAATAGTATATCTACTATTATAAACCGTAGCGATCATTTACAAGTTTTTGTAGAAAACTACCGAAAACTAACTATGTTGCCTACCCCTAATAAAAAACCAACATCGATTAATGCTCTTTTTAATGATTGCCTAAAAATCATGTCGCCAATTTTAAAAGAACAAGGAATTGAATTAATAAACAGCATTAACAGCTCTCGTTCTATTTTCATAGATAAGAGTCAAATGGAACAAGTAATTATCAACTTGATTACCAACAGTATTTTTGCTTTAAAGGATAAACATGAAAAGAAGATATTCTTATCAGCATTGAACGAAAACAATCGTTTTTTCATTACAATCTCTGATACCGGAAAAGGAATTGATCCTGAAATAAGAAATAAAATATTCCTTCCTTTTTTTACAACCCGAAAAGAAGGTGCAGGAATTGGTCTTACTCTTTCAAAGAATATTATTGAAGCTCATGGGGGCTATTTAAGCTACCAAACCGATGACAATAAAACTAATTTTGTGATTTGCTTGATTTAG
- a CDS encoding MGMT family protein codes for MAEENFFERVYVIARQIPYGKVTSYGAIAKALGTARSARMVGWAMNACHNMDDVPAHRVVNRKGLLSGKHHFDGTNLMQQLLENEGIEVKDNQIVDFEKHFWQPEIEI; via the coding sequence ATGGCAGAGGAGAATTTTTTCGAAAGGGTTTATGTGATTGCAAGGCAAATTCCGTACGGAAAAGTTACTTCGTATGGAGCTATTGCAAAAGCATTGGGAACTGCACGTTCCGCAAGAATGGTGGGTTGGGCAATGAATGCTTGTCATAATATGGATGATGTTCCCGCGCATCGTGTCGTAAACAGAAAGGGATTGCTTAGTGGTAAACATCACTTTGATGGAACAAACCTGATGCAGCAATTACTCGAAAATGAAGGTATCGAAGTAAAAGACAATCAGATAGTAGATTTCGAAAAACATTTTTGGCAACCGGAAATAGAGATATAG
- a CDS encoding LysE family transporter — protein sequence MTFIIPLILGFITAFIGIIPPGLINMTAAKVNLKEGKKNALWFVAGAVLIIFCQVYLAILSARIIDQRPDVVILLREIGFVIFAILTIYFLWIAKEPKKKKNKIKNNSKKSRFFLGMLLSALNFFPIPYYVFVSVTLASYKLFLFENHFISVFVTGAVLGSFTVFYCYIAFFQKIEQKTDYILKNMNIIIGSITGVISIITLFNIIRYYFA from the coding sequence ATGACATTTATTATCCCTTTAATTTTAGGTTTTATTACGGCTTTTATTGGTATTATTCCACCAGGATTAATAAATATGACGGCAGCCAAAGTGAATTTAAAAGAAGGGAAAAAAAATGCATTGTGGTTCGTTGCTGGGGCAGTACTTATTATTTTCTGTCAAGTATATTTGGCGATTTTATCGGCAAGGATTATCGATCAGCGACCAGATGTTGTAATCTTATTACGTGAAATAGGTTTTGTAATTTTTGCAATCTTAACAATTTACTTTCTTTGGATTGCAAAAGAACCAAAGAAGAAGAAAAACAAGATTAAAAATAATAGCAAGAAAAGCCGTTTCTTTTTAGGGATGTTGCTTTCAGCACTTAATTTTTTTCCAATCCCGTATTACGTTTTTGTTAGTGTTACACTAGCATCGTATAAACTATTTTTGTTTGAGAACCATTTTATATCAGTTTTTGTAACAGGGGCAGTTTTGGGGTCGTTTACGGTTTTTTACTGTTATATTGCTTTCTTTCAAAAGATAGAGCAGAAAACAGATTATATACTTAAAAACATGAATATTATTATCGGAAGTATCACAGGAGTAATTTCGATAATTACACTTTTCAATATCATACGGTATTATTTCGCTTAG
- the trmB gene encoding tRNA (guanosine(46)-N7)-methyltransferase TrmB, with amino-acid sequence MGSKNKLKRFKENETFDNVFQPTREEVVGDLFPLKGKWNKDFFKNDNPLVLELGCGKGEYSVGLAERYPNKNFVGIDIKGARFWRGAKTAVETGLHNVAFIRTQIELINHIFAENEVDEIWITFPDPQIKYKRTKHRMTNSEFLQLYKKILKKDGVVNLKTDSEFMHGYTLGLLHGEGHEVLYANHNVYVNEGSPEEVTAFQTFYEKQYLEINKAITYIRFKIKA; translated from the coding sequence GTGGGAAGTAAAAATAAACTAAAGAGATTCAAGGAAAACGAAACATTTGATAACGTTTTTCAACCAACGAGAGAAGAAGTTGTAGGCGATTTATTTCCGCTTAAAGGGAAATGGAATAAAGACTTCTTTAAGAATGATAATCCGTTGGTACTTGAATTAGGTTGTGGAAAAGGAGAGTATTCAGTAGGATTAGCGGAGAGATATCCAAACAAGAACTTTGTTGGAATCGATATAAAAGGAGCTCGTTTCTGGCGTGGTGCTAAAACTGCTGTTGAAACAGGTTTACACAATGTTGCTTTTATTCGTACTCAAATCGAATTGATAAACCATATTTTTGCCGAAAATGAAGTAGATGAAATCTGGATTACTTTTCCAGATCCACAAATAAAATACAAACGTACTAAGCACCGAATGACTAATTCGGAATTCTTGCAGTTGTATAAAAAAATCCTTAAAAAAGATGGTGTTGTAAATTTAAAAACGGATAGTGAATTTATGCATGGTTATACCCTAGGGTTGTTACATGGAGAAGGTCATGAGGTTTTATATGCAAATCATAATGTATACGTAAATGAGGGAAGCCCAGAAGAGGTAACTGCTTTTCAAACATTTTATGAGAAGCAATACTTAGAAATTAATAAGGCAATTACGTATATTCGTTTCAAAATTAAAGCGTAG